The proteins below come from a single Afipia felis ATCC 53690 genomic window:
- a CDS encoding linear amide C-N hydrolase, whose protein sequence is MKKQFFAVSLCVAASIVLIRNSDACTRILWNNNKLSTFVSRTMDWPESTEPKLVVFPRGTKHDGGLIGRGPAKAVQDNPAKWTAKYGSIVTTVYGLGAVDGINEKGVGIHLLYLNATDFGPRDVSKPGLHAGLWGQYVLDNAASVDEALKILEKVQIVMVEARGRKATVHLAMEDASGDSAIVEYVDGKPLIHHGRQYTIMTNDPKYDEQLALLKKQDFSKPSSTMPLPGNVNPQDRFQRATYYASMLPEPKNDREAVAGVLAIARNVSVPFGAPYKDFGIYNTEYRTAMDLGKRWYFFELTTSPSLIWADLMKFDLKQGAPVMALDPDDIALAGNVTTKFKKAKAPF, encoded by the coding sequence ATGAAAAAACAATTCTTTGCCGTATCGCTGTGCGTGGCCGCATCGATCGTGCTGATCCGGAATTCGGACGCCTGCACGCGCATTCTCTGGAATAACAACAAGCTGTCGACGTTTGTCAGTCGAACCATGGACTGGCCCGAAAGCACTGAGCCGAAGCTCGTCGTGTTTCCGCGCGGCACAAAACACGACGGTGGTCTGATCGGCCGCGGCCCGGCCAAAGCCGTTCAGGACAATCCCGCGAAGTGGACGGCGAAGTACGGCAGTATCGTCACCACGGTTTATGGATTGGGTGCCGTCGATGGCATCAACGAGAAGGGCGTCGGCATTCATCTGCTTTATCTCAACGCCACCGATTTCGGGCCGCGCGACGTCAGCAAGCCGGGCCTTCATGCCGGCCTGTGGGGGCAATACGTTCTCGACAATGCCGCGAGCGTCGACGAGGCGCTGAAGATTCTGGAGAAGGTCCAGATCGTGATGGTGGAGGCGCGCGGACGCAAGGCGACGGTGCACCTCGCGATGGAGGATGCGAGCGGAGATTCCGCCATCGTCGAATATGTCGACGGCAAGCCGCTGATCCATCACGGCCGCCAGTACACGATCATGACCAACGACCCGAAATACGACGAACAGCTTGCGCTGCTGAAGAAGCAGGACTTCTCGAAACCGTCGAGCACGATGCCGCTTCCGGGCAACGTCAACCCGCAGGATCGCTTCCAGCGCGCGACCTATTATGCCTCGATGCTGCCCGAGCCGAAGAATGACCGTGAGGCCGTCGCGGGTGTGCTCGCGATCGCGCGCAATGTCTCCGTGCCGTTCGGCGCGCCTTATAAGGATTTCGGTATCTATAACACCGAGTACCGGACGGCGATGGATCTCGGCAAGCGATGGTATTTCTTCGAACTGACGACATCGCCAAGCCTGATCTGGGCTGATCTTATGAAGTTCGACCTCAAGCAAGGCGCGCCGGTGATGGCGCTCGACCCTGACGACATCGCGCTGGCGGGCAATGTCACGACCAAGTTCAAAAAGGCCAAGGCGCCTTTCTAG
- the thiO gene encoding glycine oxidase ThiO has protein sequence MFQKSASSDATHHIQDAANLQDAANRRITIVGAGVAGAWQALSFAKAGYSVKVIERDDAAMTSATSHFAGGMLAPWCEQETSEPVITRLGIRSLDLWRTELPDTPFNGSLVVTHPRDRADFDHFARITSDYERLDGAAIDKLEPSLEGRFREALFFPAEGHVEPRRVLPQLHEKITKAGGEIRFNSECEPETVASDGGLVIDCRGIFARDAVSDLRGVKGEMIIVETDEVSLSRPVRVMHPRWPLYVIPRGDHRFMIGATSIESEDNRVSVRSALELLSAAYALHPAFGEARILEMGAGLRPALPDNLPRIAIDGNRINVNGLYRHGFLLAPALAELTVNYVARGLIDNEVMQCS, from the coding sequence ATGTTTCAGAAATCGGCGTCGTCGGACGCAACTCATCACATTCAGGACGCGGCAAATCTTCAGGACGCCGCAAACCGCCGCATCACCATCGTTGGCGCGGGCGTGGCAGGTGCATGGCAGGCGCTGTCGTTTGCCAAGGCGGGCTACAGCGTCAAAGTAATCGAGCGCGATGACGCGGCGATGACGTCCGCCACCAGCCATTTCGCGGGTGGCATGCTGGCGCCATGGTGCGAGCAGGAAACCTCCGAACCCGTCATCACCCGCCTCGGCATCCGCTCGCTCGACCTGTGGCGCACCGAACTGCCCGACACGCCGTTCAACGGCTCGCTGGTGGTGACGCATCCGCGCGACCGCGCCGATTTCGATCATTTCGCCCGCATCACCAGCGATTACGAGCGACTGGACGGCGCCGCCATCGACAAACTCGAACCGTCGCTCGAAGGCCGTTTCCGCGAGGCGCTATTCTTCCCCGCCGAAGGCCATGTCGAGCCACGCCGCGTGCTGCCGCAACTGCACGAGAAGATCACCAAGGCCGGCGGCGAAATCCGCTTCAACAGCGAGTGCGAACCTGAGACGGTCGCAAGCGATGGCGGCCTCGTGATCGATTGCCGCGGCATCTTCGCGCGCGATGCCGTCTCTGATTTGCGCGGCGTCAAGGGGGAGATGATCATCGTCGAGACCGACGAAGTCTCATTGTCCCGCCCCGTGCGTGTAATGCATCCGCGCTGGCCGCTTTACGTGATTCCGCGCGGAGATCACCGCTTCATGATCGGCGCGACCTCGATCGAGAGCGAGGACAATCGCGTCAGCGTCCGCTCCGCGCTCGAACTGCTGTCAGCGGCCTATGCATTACATCCCGCCTTCGGCGAGGCGCGCATTCTCGAAATGGGCGCGGGCCTGCGCCCTGCCCTGCCCGATAATTTGCCGCGCATCGCAATCGACGGCAACCGGATCAACGTCAACGGGTTGTATCGCCACGGCTTCCTGCTGGCGCCCGCGCTTGCTGAGCTGACGGTGAACTACGTCGCGCGCGGCCTAATCGACAATGAGGTGATGCAATGTTCGTAA
- a CDS encoding thiamine phosphate synthase yields the protein MPYPDRFYPVVDTVAWVARLAKLGVGTVQLRAKELDDAKANALVRDALDAVRGTSTKLVVNDYWRAAIDNGAQHLHLGQEDLADADLAAIRKAGLTLGISTHDEEELANALGAKPDYVALGPIFFTTLKSMRFAPQGIERIAIWKKAIRDIPLVAIGGIKLEHAADIFVAGADSIAVVSDVTQNADPDARVKAWLDTVAVPA from the coding sequence ATGCCGTATCCTGATCGTTTTTATCCTGTCGTCGATACGGTCGCGTGGGTTGCGCGGCTGGCTAAACTTGGCGTCGGCACCGTGCAGTTGCGCGCCAAGGAGCTGGACGATGCCAAGGCGAATGCGCTCGTGCGCGACGCACTCGATGCCGTGCGCGGCACATCGACGAAACTCGTCGTCAACGATTACTGGCGCGCGGCGATCGATAACGGCGCGCAGCATCTGCATCTCGGCCAGGAAGATCTCGCGGACGCCGACCTCGCGGCGATCCGGAAGGCGGGGCTGACGCTCGGCATTTCGACCCATGACGAGGAAGAACTTGCCAACGCACTCGGCGCGAAGCCCGATTACGTCGCGCTCGGCCCGATCTTCTTCACCACACTGAAGTCGATGCGGTTCGCGCCACAGGGAATCGAGCGCATCGCTATCTGGAAAAAGGCCATCCGCGATATCCCGCTGGTCGCGATCGGTGGCATCAAGCTCGAACATGCCGCTGACATTTTCGTCGCCGGCGCGGATTCCATCGCCGTCGTCAGCGATGTCACCCAGAACGCCGACCCGGACGCGCGCGTCAAGGCATGGCTCGATACCGTGGCAGTTCCCGCATGA
- a CDS encoding alkene reductase — MTSSKLFEPYRLGAITLSNRIVMAPLTRNRAASGFVPGPLAAEYYGQRASAGLLVTEASQISQQGQGYQDTPGIYSKDQIAGWKKVTEAVHAKGGHIYIQIWHVGRISHTSLQPGNGAPVAPSAIRANSKTFVGGQFAEVSQPRALELGEIPGLLDTYKKAAVNALEANFDGVEIHGANGYLLDQFARDGSNKRTDAYGGSIENRARLMLEVSQAVAAEVGADRTGIRISPVTPANDISDSNPQPLFDHIVDGLSALKLGYLHVVEGATGGPRDNVTFDYGSLRRRFNGTYIANNGYDLALANKTLAAGNADLIAFGKAFISNPDLVERLKAGAQLNQWDQATFYGGAAKGYTDYPALA; from the coding sequence ATGACCTCATCGAAACTTTTCGAGCCTTACCGACTCGGTGCCATCACACTCTCCAACCGCATCGTGATGGCACCTCTCACACGCAACCGCGCCGCGAGCGGCTTCGTCCCGGGCCCGCTCGCTGCCGAATATTACGGCCAGCGCGCATCCGCGGGCTTGCTCGTCACCGAGGCCAGCCAGATTTCACAACAGGGTCAGGGCTATCAGGATACGCCCGGCATCTATTCAAAAGACCAAATCGCCGGCTGGAAAAAGGTGACCGAGGCCGTGCACGCCAAGGGCGGCCACATCTACATCCAGATCTGGCATGTCGGCCGGATTTCTCACACCAGCCTGCAGCCCGGCAACGGTGCGCCAGTCGCGCCTTCCGCGATCCGCGCCAACAGCAAGACTTTTGTCGGCGGCCAGTTCGCCGAAGTCTCGCAACCGCGCGCGCTGGAGCTCGGCGAAATTCCCGGCTTGCTCGATACATACAAAAAAGCTGCCGTGAATGCGCTCGAGGCCAATTTCGACGGTGTGGAGATTCACGGCGCCAACGGCTATCTGCTTGATCAGTTCGCGCGCGATGGTAGCAACAAGCGTACCGATGCCTATGGTGGGTCGATCGAAAATCGCGCACGGCTGATGCTGGAGGTCTCGCAGGCGGTGGCCGCTGAAGTGGGTGCAGATCGGACCGGCATCCGGATTTCACCCGTGACACCTGCCAATGATATTTCGGACAGCAATCCACAACCGCTGTTCGATCATATCGTCGACGGCTTGAGCGCGTTGAAGCTTGGCTACCTCCATGTCGTCGAAGGTGCGACCGGCGGCCCGCGTGACAATGTGACTTTCGACTACGGCAGTCTGCGCAGGCGCTTCAACGGCACCTACATCGCCAACAACGGCTACGATCTGGCCCTGGCAAACAAAACACTCGCCGCCGGAAACGCCGATCTGATCGCGTTCGGCAAGGCGTTCATTTCCAACCCCGATCTGGTCGAGCGCCTGAAGGCGGGCGCGCAGTTGAACCAGTGGGATCAAGCCACTTTCTATGGCGGCGCGGCCAAGGGTTATACGGACTATCCTGCGCTGGCCTGA
- the thiC gene encoding phosphomethylpyrimidine synthase ThiC: MNIRSNPDSTLPAVTTGPLPSSRKIFSTPETAPDLRVPLREIILSKNAGEPNLPVYDTSGPYTDPNVLIDVNAGLPRTRMQWVKERGGVEEYEGREIKPEDNGNVGAKHAAAAFKAHHKPIRGVGDAPITQLEFARAGIITKEMIYVAERENLGRKQQLERAEAARADGESFGAEVPLFITPEFVRSEIARGRAIIPSNINHAELEPMIIGRNFLTKINANIGNSAVTSSVEEEVDKMVWAIRWGADTVMDLSTGRNIHTTREWILRNAPIPIGTVPIYQALEKCDGDPVKLTWELYRDTLVEQCEQGVDYFTIHAGVRLPYIHLTANRVTGIVSRGGSIMAKWCLAHHKESFLYTHFEEICDLMRKYDVSFSLGDGLRPGSIADANDRAQFAELETLGELTQIAWKKGCQVMIEGPGHVPLHKIKINMDKQLKECGEAPFYTLGPLTTDIAPGYDHITSGIGAAMIGWFGCAMLCYVTPKEHLGLPNRDDVKVGVITYKISAHASDLAKGHPAAQLRDDALSRARFDFRWEDQFNLGLDPETAVAYHDETLPKEAHKVAHFCSMCGPKFCSMKITQDVRDYAATLGDNEKAALGLQAGMTMKGTIEDGMAQMSEKFKAMGNQVYVEADAVKNSNKAL; this comes from the coding sequence ATGAACATTCGCTCCAACCCAGATTCGACCTTGCCAGCCGTCACCACCGGCCCGCTGCCCTCGTCCCGCAAGATCTTCTCGACGCCGGAGACCGCACCGGACCTGCGCGTGCCGCTGCGCGAGATCATCCTGTCGAAAAACGCGGGCGAGCCGAACCTGCCGGTTTACGACACCTCCGGCCCCTACACCGATCCGAACGTGCTGATCGACGTCAACGCCGGTTTGCCCCGCACTCGCATGCAGTGGGTGAAGGAGCGCGGTGGCGTCGAGGAATATGAAGGCCGCGAGATCAAGCCGGAAGACAACGGCAATGTCGGCGCCAAGCATGCCGCCGCTGCCTTCAAGGCGCACCATAAACCGATCCGCGGTGTCGGTGACGCGCCGATCACCCAGCTCGAATTCGCCCGCGCCGGCATCATCACCAAGGAGATGATCTACGTCGCCGAGCGCGAGAACCTCGGCCGCAAGCAGCAATTGGAGCGCGCGGAAGCCGCCCGTGCCGACGGTGAGTCGTTCGGCGCCGAAGTGCCGCTGTTCATCACGCCGGAATTCGTGCGCAGCGAGATCGCGCGCGGCCGCGCCATCATCCCAAGCAACATCAACCACGCCGAACTCGAGCCGATGATCATCGGCCGCAACTTCCTCACCAAGATCAACGCCAATATCGGCAACTCCGCCGTGACGTCGTCGGTCGAGGAGGAAGTGGACAAGATGGTGTGGGCGATCCGTTGGGGCGCCGACACCGTGATGGATCTCTCCACCGGCCGCAACATCCACACCACGCGCGAATGGATCCTGCGCAACGCGCCGATTCCGATCGGCACCGTGCCGATCTATCAGGCGCTGGAGAAGTGCGACGGCGATCCGGTCAAGCTGACCTGGGAGCTTTACCGCGACACACTCGTTGAGCAGTGCGAACAGGGCGTCGACTACTTCACTATCCATGCTGGCGTGCGCCTGCCCTACATCCACCTCACCGCCAACCGCGTCACCGGCATCGTGTCGCGCGGCGGCTCGATCATGGCGAAGTGGTGCCTCGCGCACCACAAGGAGAGCTTCCTCTACACCCACTTCGAGGAAATCTGTGACCTGATGCGCAAGTACGACGTGTCGTTCTCGCTCGGCGACGGCCTGCGTCCGGGTTCGATCGCGGACGCCAACGACCGCGCCCAGTTCGCCGAACTCGAGACGCTCGGCGAGCTCACGCAGATCGCGTGGAAGAAGGGCTGTCAGGTCATGATCGAAGGCCCCGGCCACGTGCCGCTGCACAAGATCAAGATCAACATGGACAAGCAGCTCAAGGAGTGCGGCGAAGCGCCGTTCTACACGCTTGGGCCGCTGACCACCGACATCGCGCCGGGCTACGACCACATCACCTCCGGCATCGGTGCGGCGATGATCGGCTGGTTCGGCTGCGCGATGCTCTGCTACGTCACGCCGAAGGAACATCTCGGCCTGCCGAACCGCGACGACGTGAAGGTGGGTGTCATCACCTACAAGATCTCGGCGCATGCCTCCGACCTCGCCAAGGGCCACCCGGCGGCGCAACTGCGTGACGACGCCCTGTCTCGCGCGCGCTTCGACTTCCGCTGGGAGGACCAGTTCAACCTCGGCCTCGATCCTGAAACGGCGGTCGCCTATCACGACGAGACGCTGCCGAAGGAAGCGCACAAGGTCGCGCATTTCTGCTCGATGTGCGGACCGAAGTTCTGCTCGATGAAGATCACGCAGGACGTGCGCGACTATGCGGCGACGCTCGGCGACAACGAGAAGGCCGCGCTCGGCCTTCAGGCCGGCATGACCATGAAGGGCACTATCGAGGACGGCATGGCGCAGATGAGCGAGAAGTTCAAAGCCATGGGCAATCAGGTCTATGTCGAGGCGGACGCCGTGAAGAATAGCAACAAGGCGCTGTAA
- a CDS encoding helix-turn-helix domain-containing protein, with translation MRTPTETGRKLFVGPRFRRLRKQLNLSQTQIAEGLGLSPSYINLIERNQRPVTAQMLLRLAETYDLDLRDLATSDEDRFFAELNEIFSDPLFRQIDLPKQELRDLAELCPGVTHALQRVYAAYTEARRGETLVAAQFADRDKGGGHDYEANPIERVRDLIEANRNYFPELETAAETLRDEIDTDPQGLRAALINRLREKHSTTVRIMPVDVMRETLRRWDRHRRQVLISELVDSAGRTFQLAMQLGLSEAGAQFESIINRAGPLDDTTRKLYRITLANYYAAAVMMPYQPFLSAAETLGYDLHVLTRRFNAGFEQVCHRLTTLQRPNARGVPFFLLRVDNAGNVSKRFSSGTFPFSKFGGTCPLWNVHSTFDTPDRLLHQIIELPDGSRYFSIAQTLRRPAVPWPHVQPRFAIGLGCEIRHASKLVYTAGLDLDRAEGTPIGVNCRLCERENCSQRAEPPLTRTLILDETTRRVSSFSFSSARDM, from the coding sequence ATGCGCACCCCTACTGAGACGGGCAGAAAACTTTTCGTCGGGCCGCGCTTCCGCCGCCTGCGCAAACAGCTCAACCTGTCACAGACGCAGATCGCCGAGGGGCTCGGCCTCTCCCCGAGCTACATCAACCTGATCGAGCGCAACCAGCGTCCGGTGACGGCGCAGATGCTGCTGCGCCTCGCCGAGACCTACGATCTCGACCTGCGTGACCTCGCGACCTCCGACGAGGACCGCTTCTTTGCCGAACTGAATGAAATCTTTTCCGATCCGCTGTTTCGCCAGATCGATCTGCCGAAGCAGGAACTGCGCGATCTCGCCGAGCTTTGCCCCGGCGTCACTCACGCCTTGCAGCGGGTCTATGCCGCCTACACCGAAGCGCGGCGCGGCGAGACGCTGGTCGCGGCCCAGTTCGCCGATCGCGACAAGGGCGGCGGCCACGACTATGAGGCCAATCCGATCGAGCGCGTGCGCGACCTGATCGAAGCCAACCGCAATTACTTCCCCGAACTGGAAACCGCCGCCGAGACGCTGCGCGACGAAATCGACACCGATCCGCAGGGCCTGCGCGCGGCTCTCATCAACCGGCTGCGCGAAAAACATTCGACCACGGTGCGGATCATGCCGGTGGACGTGATGCGCGAGACGCTGCGACGCTGGGATCGCCATCGCCGCCAGGTGCTGATCTCCGAGCTGGTCGACAGCGCCGGGCGCACTTTCCAGCTCGCGATGCAGCTTGGCCTTTCCGAGGCAGGCGCGCAGTTCGAGTCCATCATCAACCGCGCCGGGCCGCTCGACGACACCACGCGCAAGCTCTACCGCATCACGCTTGCGAATTACTACGCGGCGGCGGTGATGATGCCCTACCAGCCATTCCTGAGCGCCGCCGAGACGCTCGGCTACGATCTGCACGTGCTGACCCGGCGCTTCAATGCCGGTTTCGAGCAAGTCTGCCACCGCCTCACCACGCTGCAGCGGCCGAACGCACGCGGCGTGCCGTTCTTCCTGCTGCGGGTCGACAATGCGGGCAATGTCTCGAAGCGGTTTTCGTCGGGCACATTCCCGTTCTCGAAATTCGGCGGCACATGTCCGCTCTGGAACGTGCACTCCACTTTCGACACCCCGGATCGCCTGCTGCATCAGATCATCGAACTCCCGGACGGAAGCCGCTACTTCTCGATCGCGCAGACGCTGCGCCGTCCCGCCGTGCCGTGGCCGCACGTGCAGCCGCGCTTCGCCATCGGGCTCGGCTGCGAGATCCGTCATGCCTCGAAGCTCGTCTATACCGCAGGCCTCGACCTCGACCGCGCCGAGGGCACGCCGATCGGCGTCAACTGCCGCCTGTGCGAGCGGGAAAACTGCAGTCAGCGTGCCGAACCGCCACTGACGCGGACCCTCATTCTCGACGAGACCACGCGGCGCGTGTCATCGTTCTCGTTCTCGAGTGCGCGGGACATGTAA
- a CDS encoding thiazole synthase, with translation MVTQDTVKFYDKEFSSRLLIGTALYPSPKVMQDSIRASGSEIVTVSIRRETAGGKTGDAFWSLIRELGVTVLPNTAGCKSVREAVTTAKLARELFNTSWIKLEVIADNETLQPDVVGLVEAADILIKDGFQVFPYCTEDLSVAQRLVDAGCRVVMPWAAPIGSARGITNRDSLKLLRTRLPDITLVVDAGIGAPSHAAQALELGFDAVLLNTAVAKAERPVDMANAFRLAVEAGRAGFKAGLMEARDLASPSTPVVGTPFWHAVS, from the coding sequence ATGGTGACGCAAGACACTGTGAAATTCTACGACAAGGAATTCTCCTCGCGCCTTCTCATCGGCACGGCACTGTATCCGTCGCCGAAAGTGATGCAGGATTCGATCCGCGCCTCCGGCAGCGAGATCGTCACCGTTTCGATCCGCCGCGAAACGGCAGGCGGCAAGACCGGCGACGCCTTCTGGTCGCTGATCCGCGAACTCGGCGTCACGGTTCTGCCGAACACCGCGGGCTGCAAGAGCGTGCGCGAGGCCGTGACCACCGCGAAGCTCGCGCGCGAACTTTTCAACACGTCCTGGATCAAACTTGAGGTCATCGCCGACAATGAGACGCTGCAGCCCGACGTGGTCGGTCTCGTCGAGGCAGCGGACATTCTCATCAAGGACGGCTTCCAGGTTTTCCCTTATTGCACTGAGGACCTGTCGGTGGCACAGCGCCTCGTCGATGCGGGGTGCCGCGTGGTGATGCCTTGGGCCGCACCGATCGGCAGCGCACGCGGCATCACCAATCGTGACTCGCTGAAACTGCTGCGCACCCGCTTGCCTGACATCACCCTGGTGGTCGATGCCGGCATCGGCGCACCGAGCCACGCCGCACAGGCGCTCGAACTCGGATTCGACGCCGTGCTGCTCAACACCGCGGTCGCCAAAGCCGAGCGCCCCGTCGATATGGCGAATGCATTTCGTCTGGCTGTCGAAGCGGGCCGCGCCGGGTTCAAGGCCGGGTTGATGGAAGCCCGCGACCTCGCCTCACCCTCCACTCCTGTCGTTGGGACACCGTTCTGGCATGCCGTATCCTGA
- a CDS encoding alpha/beta fold hydrolase has translation MKLFYACLAITLAAFSLGAAKAADYPPPKQGDFIAKNFKFHTGETMPELKLHYTTVGEPTGQPVLVLHGSGGSAQTMLTPTFAGELFGPGQPLDATKYFIILPDGIGHGKSAKPSDGMKTAFPKYDYDDMVEAQYRLVTEGLGVKHVRLIIGNSMGGMHTWLWGEKYPSFMDALVPMASQPTEMAARNWLLRRAMLETIRNDPGYMNGNYTTQPPMIKYAVAAFGLASAGGTLGYQTLAPTGEKADKMYDARINGPFHADANDFVYQWEASHDYNPSPALDRITAPVLLINAADDERNPPETGVTDAAMKRVKNGKIYLIPASTQTRGHLTTGNAKFYSEPLRDFLAQTAK, from the coding sequence ATGAAATTGTTCTACGCCTGCCTCGCGATAACTCTCGCCGCTTTTTCGCTCGGCGCAGCCAAAGCTGCCGATTATCCCCCACCGAAACAGGGCGACTTCATCGCCAAGAATTTCAAGTTTCACACCGGCGAGACCATGCCGGAGCTGAAGCTGCATTACACCACCGTGGGCGAACCCACGGGGCAGCCGGTTCTGGTGCTGCATGGCTCCGGCGGCAGCGCGCAGACCATGCTGACGCCGACCTTCGCGGGAGAGCTGTTCGGTCCCGGCCAGCCGCTCGACGCCACCAAATATTTCATCATCCTTCCGGATGGCATCGGTCATGGCAAATCCGCCAAGCCGTCCGACGGCATGAAAACCGCGTTTCCAAAATACGACTATGACGACATGGTCGAGGCGCAGTATCGCCTCGTGACCGAGGGACTTGGCGTCAAGCACGTGCGGCTCATCATTGGTAATTCGATGGGCGGCATGCACACATGGCTCTGGGGCGAGAAGTATCCCTCCTTCATGGATGCACTGGTGCCGATGGCCTCGCAGCCGACCGAGATGGCGGCCCGCAACTGGCTGTTACGTCGCGCAATGCTGGAGACGATCCGCAACGATCCCGGCTACATGAACGGCAACTACACGACGCAGCCGCCGATGATCAAATACGCGGTGGCGGCGTTCGGCCTCGCGTCGGCTGGCGGCACGCTCGGTTACCAGACACTCGCGCCCACCGGCGAGAAGGCCGACAAGATGTATGATGCACGCATCAATGGGCCCTTCCACGCCGATGCCAACGACTTCGTCTATCAGTGGGAGGCGTCGCACGACTACAACCCCTCCCCTGCGCTGGACAGGATCACAGCGCCGGTTCTGCTCATCAATGCGGCCGACGACGAACGCAACCCGCCGGAAACCGGCGTGACGGACGCCGCGATGAAGCGCGTGAAGAACGGGAAGATTTATCTCATTCCGGCGAGCACACAGACGCGCGGCCACCTGACCACGGGGAATGCGAAGTTCTACAGCGAGCCACTTCGCGATTTCCTCGCCCAAACGGCGAAGTGA
- the thiS gene encoding sulfur carrier protein ThiS, producing MFVTVNGERREIKATHVQELLNELEYEGTHLAVALNYDVVPRARWSETPLNDNDLVEILTPRQGG from the coding sequence ATGTTCGTAACCGTAAATGGCGAGCGCCGCGAGATCAAGGCGACCCATGTGCAGGAGCTTCTCAACGAGCTTGAATATGAAGGCACGCATCTCGCGGTCGCACTGAACTACGACGTGGTGCCCCGCGCACGCTGGAGCGAGACGCCGCTGAACGACAACGATCTGGTTGAAATCCTCACGCCACGGCAGGGAGGGTAA
- a CDS encoding DUF1801 domain-containing protein, whose protein sequence is MTPSEKIDQLIAGIADWRGATFAALRKAILDADKEIIEEWKWMGSPVWSRDGIIAVANAHKGKVKLTFDHGARLPDPDRLFNAGLEGNQRRAIDFFEGDKVNARALKALVRAAAAYNQSRKKAPAAKKAKASKNAARK, encoded by the coding sequence ATGACACCATCGGAGAAAATCGACCAGTTGATCGCCGGCATCGCGGACTGGCGCGGCGCGACCTTCGCCGCTCTGCGCAAAGCGATTCTCGATGCCGACAAGGAGATCATCGAGGAATGGAAGTGGATGGGCAGTCCGGTGTGGTCACGCGACGGCATCATCGCGGTCGCCAATGCGCACAAGGGAAAGGTGAAGCTGACCTTCGACCACGGCGCGCGACTGCCCGATCCGGACAGACTGTTCAATGCGGGTCTCGAAGGCAATCAGCGGCGCGCGATCGATTTTTTTGAGGGCGACAAAGTCAACGCGCGTGCGCTGAAAGCTCTCGTCCGTGCGGCGGCTGCGTACAATCAGAGCAGGAAGAAGGCGCCTGCGGCCAAGAAAGCGAAGGCGTCAAAGAATGCGGCGAGGAAATAG
- a CDS encoding helix-turn-helix domain-containing protein, which produces MNQTSSLLTLELPAKPPLAPDQIIPFLIGATVGEIERELVLQTLARCDGNRTHAARVLGVSVRTLRNKIRQYNTDGLDVPGSKPETPLRHS; this is translated from the coding sequence ATGAACCAGACATCATCGCTCCTAACACTGGAGTTGCCAGCCAAACCGCCGCTCGCTCCAGATCAGATCATCCCGTTCCTGATCGGCGCAACGGTTGGCGAAATCGAACGCGAACTCGTCCTGCAGACGCTCGCCCGCTGCGACGGCAACCGTACACACGCGGCGCGCGTCCTCGGCGTGTCAGTACGCACGCTGCGGAACAAGATCAGACAATACAACACCGACGGACTTGATGTGCCGGGATCGAAGCCGGAAACTCCGCTCCGGCACAGTTGA
- a CDS encoding DUF1993 domain-containing protein — MSFYDGTAPLFTHALIALSKVLAKGEAYAKEQGIAPEVLLNARLYPNMFSLTRQIQLACDFSGKACARLAGTEVPSTPDTETTFEQLQQRIAKTIEGIKSIPAAKYEGGDTRDITFGTGGNTTQTLPGQKFVNHVALPNFFFHCTTAYNILRHNGVVLGKLDFLGAN; from the coding sequence ATGTCATTTTACGATGGTACCGCTCCGCTGTTCACCCACGCGCTGATCGCACTCTCGAAGGTGCTCGCCAAGGGCGAAGCCTATGCGAAAGAGCAAGGCATTGCGCCCGAAGTACTGCTCAATGCGCGGCTTTATCCGAATATGTTTTCGCTGACACGGCAGATCCAGCTTGCCTGCGATTTCTCCGGCAAGGCCTGCGCCCGACTCGCCGGAACGGAAGTCCCCTCCACGCCCGATACCGAAACCACCTTCGAACAATTACAGCAGCGCATCGCCAAGACCATCGAAGGAATCAAGTCGATTCCCGCCGCAAAGTATGAAGGCGGCGATACCCGCGACATCACTTTCGGCACCGGAGGGAACACCACCCAGACGCTGCCGGGGCAGAAATTCGTCAACCACGTCGCGCTGCCGAACTTCTTCTTCCATTGCACGACGGCCTACAACATCCTGCGCCACAACGGCGTTGTACTGGGCAAGCTGGATTTCCTCGGCGCGAACTAA